The Trichoderma breve strain T069 chromosome 2, whole genome shotgun sequence DNA segment TCTCGGAAACTTCCTGATTTCTCATCAGAGTGCTCAGCTGAGCCATGCATATCGAATCCGTACCTGCACTCGCAGACCcagttgatgatgacaagCGGGTATAGGTGCCTTTTCAAGTTTAGCCGTCTTTCGCCTTACATTTATCATCACATTCGCGTTGGAAAACCGGGGGTGAATAAATTGCCGTCCTTCTCGCAGCCTCGCGTGCGGTATGATCCCTCTCATGTCGATTCATCGCGCGCAACGCTAGAAGAGAATTGGAGCATtgagcaaagatgaagacCGCCCCGCTGTCGCCAGAGCCGCAGGCTTCTGGTGGCGATTACATGTATTCTGACTTACCTCCTGTTTATCTTGCGAGTACTTCGATAACTCCTGAGTCCTCCAAGGGCGCGAATGGCGAGACCCCTAACATTTCGAATGGCGAGATTCCTCATATTACGAATGGCGAGACACCAAAGGGTACGAATGGCGACGATGTCGGCGAGGCGTCAGAAGACATCAATGCCGCTTTTACGAATTTGTCATTTGAGAAGATCACATTTGACCATAAGAATGTCAGATCTGGTATTTCGGAGGATGCTTGTCTCGCTCacctcaagctcctccatgCTATCCAAGCTATGAAGGATGACATTGGCTACACTGACGGACTGTGGAATCTCTGGAATAGTCGTGGTAAATGGGCATTGGATGACTACCGCGTTGATGCTGATTGGCCCATGATTCGTGCGCTCGAAAAGACCAATTCCGCAACTGTACTACTGGCCGGCCAAGCTAGAATTCGCGAGAAGAGATGGGCGTTGTTTGTTGCTCGTGCAGTTGAGCGATATGAAGATTGGTGGTATTCTCTTGCAGAAACTGACATGTTGACTGAAAAGGACATGGCAACACCTGATGACCCCAAGTACAGAACGTTTACAAACCGCGGTGGATTGAGATGGAAGGAGAGCATGCTACCACCTTTAGGTGAGAAACACAGAATTACAATGAGTTTTACAATTAGTTGGGCTAATCTCTTCTGTTCTCTTTTATGGCAGATGTGTTGATGGTCCTTCATACGCACATGCTCAATCCTCGAGCTTTCCTTGAAGATTCAATACGACACGGGATGGGCTCGTTTTGGCCTGCGGGTATGCCATGGGAATTAATACATAAAGCCATCGACACAGACTTCAATTATAATGTATCCCACCAAGCGAAGATCAATTGGGTTGCTAAAACTGGTCATCGCTGGCGAAATCAGGATGACGACATGGAGAAGATACTCAAGTGTCCCTTCTGCCCAAGCAAGAATGAGATTCCGTGGACGACATGCGGAATGAAGGAAGATGTGAAAGATATCGAGTAAGCCAAACACAGCCTTTGCCATGCCGCCTATGAAAACACGCATTAACATTTCTCAGGTTTACTGGACTGATCGGTCATGGCTACGGTGATGGCAACTTTAACCACAGGTGTCCTAATTGCCAAAATGAAAACTATAAAGAGCTTCTATCAGTGACAAAATTCGTTTCCGACGCTTCCGCTCTTCTAGTTCAAAATGTGCCGATGCCAGGCACCATTCTTGATCCAGGCAGTGGCCGTCCTGAGGTTGTGCCTGAAGGAACCAAGGGCGAGAGATATTATAGGACATTCCCCAACCGCATGATTAAACGAGAGTTACGAAGCAAAATCGCCGAGCTGATCAAACCGCCATCTCAGACACCCATCATCAAAAAGTCCAAGAGCAAGGCTAAGAAAGAcaagataaagaaaaaggataagaacaaagaagaagaagaaaacaaggccCCCGAGCGATTAAATATAAAGGCAGTGAGAGATATGATTCAACACATTCTGGTGAGCCCCAAAAAGATTCGAAACATAGATTCAGAAACAGGTTTGTTTGCCCGCTATCAAATACACACTTGGGCTGGTATATGCATCCGCAAAATGATGAGCCGATACTGGCAGAACTTTTCTCCATTCGGTCTTGATCTTTGCGCCGCTGTTATGCGCCAGGGCGTCTTTGTCGAAAAGATGGTCAAGATAGACTGGCTTCATAGCCCGACTGCGCGGGATACTATGAAGCGGCTCCTTGTCAAATACGACCGCTTCTTGCAGATTATGAAGAAGCATCCTGGAAAAGTTGTCGTGCCGACGCTGGATATCGATCTGGCTTGGCATACGCATCAGCTTATCCCTTCACACTATTACTACTATACAGTTTCGACGACTGGGAAATTCATCGACCACGACGACAAAATTGACGAGGACAAGCTCAGCAGATGCTTTGAATGGACAACAAAGACTTACCAAGATATGTTTGATGCTGTGTACAGCGAGTGCACCTGCTGGTATTGTGAAAGTAAGTCGGCCCATCCATCCGCTCCAAGACGAAAGACATGCCAAGCTAATACTTTGATCTCCACGGTAGCAATTCGTTCCTCGCAAATATCGGCTGTGGGCAGACTTTTTGGTATCTCGTCCAATGCGAGATTATCAGAGTCCTTTCGCAAGTCTGAGACGGCGGAAACGTGTCCACCAGAGAAATCCGCCCATATATCTTACCATAATTCCGTAAAGACGATCGAAACGGCAGATCGAAGGAGAGTTACCGCACGAGCGCGTACTCGACAGCGCCAATGGCTAGATCAA contains these protein-coding regions:
- a CDS encoding glycine-rich domain-containing protein-like domain-containing protein, whose amino-acid sequence is MKTAPLSPEPQASGGDYMYSDLPPVYLASTSITPESSKGANGETPNISNGEIPHITNGETPKGTNGDDVGEASEDINAAFTNLSFEKITFDHKNVRSGISEDACLAHLKLLHAIQAMKDDIGYTDGLWNLWNSRGKWALDDYRVDADWPMIRALEKTNSATVLLAGQARIREKRWALFVARAVERYEDWWYSLAETDMLTEKDMATPDDPKYRTFTNRGGLRWKESMLPPLDVLMVLHTHMLNPRAFLEDSIRHGMGSFWPAGMPWELIHKAIDTDFNYNVSHQAKINWVAKTGHRWRNQDDDMEKILKCPFCPSKNEIPWTTCGMKEDVKDIEFTGLIGHGYGDGNFNHRCPNCQNENYKELLSVTKFVSDASALLVQNVPMPGTILDPGSGRPEVVPEGTKGERYYRTFPNRMIKRELRSKIAELIKPPSQTPIIKKSKSKAKKDKIKKKDKNKEEEENKAPERLNIKAVRDMIQHILVSPKKIRNIDSETGLFARYQIHTWAGICIRKMMSRYWQNFSPFGLDLCAAVMRQGVFVEKMVKIDWLHSPTARDTMKRLLVKYDRFLQIMKKHPGKVVVPTLDIDLAWHTHQLIPSHYYYYTVSTTGKFIDHDDKIDEDKLSRCFEWTTKTYQDMFDAVYSECTCWYCETIRSSQISAVGRLFEKSAHISYHNSVKTIETADRRRVTARARTRQRQWLDQEYQKAAKRAERKGQKFPAKEDYFTLWGAQYTMYGPYPFPPWFAPGMYYGWDPSTIHNGQGAWANCAAAACGNGGIAAGACGGAGGCNNGNGGICGSSGAGVTAGGAGGAGAGGGGCGGGAGCGGS